GATGGTAGATGGACAGGTGACCGGGCAGGTTGTCCAACATCAAGGAGATGTTACACGGGTGTTCATCAAATGGGTATCGCCACAGGTAGAAAGAACAATGAACATGGACTGCTTCCTCTAGCTTCAGTTGGATGTCATTGTCTTCTCCCCTGTAGACCATGTCTGAGGGTCAGAGATTTATAGGACtattatcacatatatatatatatatatatatatatatatatatatataatacccgtTTATACTGTACTTCACTCTGAAGGAATGATCAGAACGTAATGAAAGGATCTTCAATACTTTCTTCACCATATATGATTACGACAATAAGGATGAGAAAACAGTTCAAGAGTAATTAAATGCGTGATCCACATTTCCTTACTACTGAAGATGAAATCTAAAGTCCAAAACTATATTGAATAGCGAATTTAATGAATGTTCTAAAACACCTTTCATTCAGTTGTGAAGATTGTGTTGATCCTTTATGTACATTCATTAACGGTAACTATCAACATTAGCATTCATCAGTGATCAGGTTAACAAAGGTTATATTATTTCTTATGTTAACATATGTTACATCTAATAATTTCAAGATTAACAAATGTCATATCTAATAGTGTTGCGGTTAACAAATATCtaataatgataaggttaacaaACGTTATAGCTAATAGTGTAATGGTCATTACTCACATGGTGCACGTGAACAGGTGGGTCAATACTCACCAGGTGCACGTGAACAGGTGGGTCAATACTCAACAGGTGCACATATACAGCGGGGTCAGTTCTCACCAGGTGCTTGTGTACAGGTGGGTCATACTCACTGGGAGTGTCCGTCTACATGTGGGTCAGTACTCACTAGGAGTCTGTATACAAGTGGGTCAGTACTCACCAAagccgtcatcatcaccatccacgtctctggacacaagcagctGTGTCAGTGGGGTCACAGAGCCAGCCTGTCGCGCTTCGTCCAACACCTGACGGAAAGTAGTTCTTCACTCAGGAAAATTTAATCCTAAATCTGAagtaaaacattaaaaaaagagcCAAGAATTGGCTGGTAAAAAAGTAAAATTATGAAATCATTAATCAAAAAGAATCAAAAGGTACATAAGTAAGATGTGAATCATGGAGGTCTAGCATTGGGATCTAAACTCCAAGCTTCTTGTTTTTAGATCATCTTTTCTCAACCTATTAATTTTTCTGGCTTCCCCTGCGGTCGGTTTATTTTCGCCTGAACCTTGTAGTTCAAGGTTAAAGGCCATTATCCCTACACCCTAAGCATTTCCTTGAAGTTTTCAATTCAAGTCACAGGCCTTCTTTAATacacccttatctctactacactGAAATTAAAACCCGACATGTTCACcatgaataaatatgaaaaaaaattattctaaacaGCTTCGTGACTAGCGGATTCAGTTTTTAAAGTTATGGAGATTCGTACACAAAGGGCAGTGGTACCGTACATGTGGCACTTATCGTACAAATGGGGTTAATAATAGCCTTACTCATGGGACTATATAAACAGGTTACGTTGCCGGACCGGTGGACACCAACCTTGACGTTTGGAAGCCAAATGCGTTCGTCCAGCGGCGGCGGGATGATGTTTAACTTCATGTGCTGGCGAAGGTTCTTGAAGGTGAGGCGCGCATCCCGCCATCTGAGCCACACCAAGAACACCACCCGTACCACCTCCTTCTCCAAGTTTACTGCTGACACCTGATGCAGTAACCTCTGTTTTACCCGACATTGTGAGTGAGAAACTGTCGTCCTCTAGGCAGCAGGGAGGGGCTTGTGTCGTCCTTCATGCAGTAGGATGTGTGTGTCGTCCTCCATCAGGGGAGAAGGAGGTAACTGTCCTCTAGTCAGAAATTTCCTTCAGTTAGCAGGAAGTGGTTTGTGTTGTGCTCCAGTCAGCAGGGAGGGGATTGTGTTGTGCTTCAGTCAGCAAGGAGGGGCTTATGTCGTCGAGCAATTAACGTCGTCGTTTTGATAACGTCTTAATATGTTTGTGTTCTCAAGCAATCAGCATCAGATACCTGTGATGCCGTCCAGTCAACTTTAAGAAGCTTCTCTCGTAAGCCCATACGTACCTAGAGGTTTGGCCTCGTCCAAACAACGACAGAAGGGATTCAGCTCCAGGCATGGCAAATTGTTATATTGATCACGTTAATAATTGGTGAGGTTGGACGAGGCCAAACAAGGCGACCACTCTGAGGAGCGCACCGAACTGCTTAGGTCAACACCAGACAGTCAACAGAGCAACATGCTATTGATTCCCAACAATTTACTGGATTAAAAGCATATTTCAGTGTTCAACAAGAATATATGTAGATTTTGGTTGAAAGGGGCGGAACACGTTCATGTATATCGTAAAACTGAAAGACGGTATGGAGATGGGAAACTGTACAATGATGGCAAACAAATTATAAAAGTGTAAAACAGCACCGTCCTCAGGCAAGTCATATATTCTGAGGTGAAATATTATGATTAGATGGCACgtttgttatgagagagagagagagagagagagagagagagagagagagagagagagagagagagagagagagcacaggaaTGGGTTTGGAACTTGcagtatgactatatatatatatatatatatatatatatatatatatatatatatatatatatatatgtatattatccctggggataggggagaaagaatacttcccacgtattccctgcgtgtcgtagaaggcgactaaaagggaagggagcggggggctggaaatcctcccctctcgtttttttttttttttctccaaaagaaggaacagagaagagggccaggtgaggatatttcctcaaaggcccagtcctctgttcttaacgctacctcgctgtcgcgggaaatggcggatagtatgaaggaaaggaaaggaatatatatatatatatatatatatatatatatatatatatatatatatatatatatatatatatatatatatatatatatatatatatggtttatctATCACTTGATTTTTCTACAAGTACCAGCAACATACCTTCCTGAGCATGAGGCGGAGGGTGAGCTTAAAGTTGCGTGAAGGGGGCGGGAGCTGGCTCTGGTAGGCTGGTGGCGGGTGGGCCAGCTGGCAACCACGCTCATCGCTTCCATCCTCACACTCCCTCGTCAGCGAACAACGAAACTTCATATCCACACACTGACCCGACCAGCAGGTGAAGTAGCCCACGCGGCATACGCTAAGGGAAATATGCTTCACGACCTTGTTGCTGTCCTCCCCTGCCACAGCTTCGCAAAAGCTGGCGTTTCTGATCCTCCACTCCTTACGACCAAGTGGTAGTTCTTTCCTGGGGAACTGTGCCAGAGTCTGGTTGTCACGCCAGGACCTGAGGTACCAGTAGCGGCCGAGTCTCAGGGTTAGACCTACGTTTCCATGCCAGTAGAGGACACCGCTGGAATCCCGCCGGGCAAACAAGGGCAGGTGCTCCACGCACAGACCGCGCAGGAAGTACAAGTTAGTTGACATAATCCCCTCGCACATCAGGCAGAGCTTATCATCTGGAGAAGCATCTTCCCAGTCACCATTTTCAAAGAGGAGAGCATTGGAGTAGTCCCCACTGGGGCTGAGAGAACCCTGGGGGATATACTGCAGAGGCTCCCGTGTCACACCGTGTACCCATCCTCTCAAGGTCTCGTTGTACTCTACCCCAAGCCACAGGCACTTGCTGGGGGAGAACTTGAGCGTGCAATACTGTACATGTGGCCCTTTCAGGAGACCAGCCAGCCGCTGGGAATCGATGTCGGATGTTGGAGTTGGCAGTGACATCCCCAGCTGACCACATACTTCCTTAGCATCTCTGTAGGTCACTTTATTGGGGATCAAGAGAGAGACAAATGCATCCCGCTCAACACAAGGATCTCCGTCTCGCGAAGTGACCTTGCCATGAGTCTGCCATGGCAGCGAGACTGGAGTCAGACGAGGATGACTGCCTGGCTCTGCACAGGTCAGCAGAACTTGGATATCTGCGTAGCTCAGGgccccagcccacacacccaagTCTGCTACCTCTCCAAGATAAGCCTCCCTTATCGTGTAGCCGCCATCATACATATCCTGGTCTTTGCCCAGCATCAGACTACCAttcagggggagaggaagggacgaTGTGATGTTCACCAGGTCTCGGCCATCAACAGTCAGGGTTACGGTGTGTGAGATGTGCTGACGGAGGACGCAGAGGTGATGCCAGGCACGGGGCGGCACCAGACCTGGACCATCGGACCCTTTCATCATGTAGCTTAGCTGCACCTGCCCCTCTTTCAACCCTGCAACAACAGGTTAGAAAACCAACCAAAACGTCTACACAGATGGGGGAAAATGTTGGATAGATTTACTGTTATGTTGTGGGCTAAAAAAGATCAACAGATGAGAAGGTAACAGGTAAATTTACACAATCACTTTAAGGAGTAAAACAGGTTCACGCAATGGATGACCTCCAAATTTTCCCTAAATGCTAAAATTCATTCCAATTAGAAAACAGGCTAATTTCCAAAACTCCACTGAGGACTAAAACATTAAACATACTAGAATATTTGCCAACTTGAATTCATAAGACGTTCTGGTACAACCACACACGggaaaacaacaaaaatacaatatatcttGCAATATCTTTTAAATGATAATGCTTAAActtataaatttaaaaaaaaaaaattgtaagacAATTTCCAATCGTGACAGTCATAATAGGTGCTGCGACTTCTTATATTTTGTGATTATTAATTCAGTCCAGATAGATCCCTTAACCTCTTCAAAAATAGCAGTGTTCAATGTAGTTATCACAGGTCCTCTCCCCGTGGTCCTGAAAATTTAGTTTGTAAGGAAAACTAGGtttaaaaacttagaaaaaaaatattagtttaATTCACAGGGTTACCGCTTGTCTATATTCTTCAATTTTCGTCTATatagttaactttttttttcgctTTAGCGAGAAAGCATCAAGAGCAAACGAACAATGGCACTCATCCACTCTCtacatgtcatgtataatgtacactccAAAATAGTAAAGATATAGTACTTCATTTACACAGCCACTTTAGGTCCTAAGATTCtttaaactttttaaacttaATCATAATGAATCCTAAAACTGCATTTCTGTTAACTCTGGAATGTCCTTAATGATAGTCCAAGCTTGTGAGTATTAGTCAAGGCTTTGGTGGACTTTTCTAAGCTTACAAGTGTATTGAAATACTAGTGTAAGCTTTTTAGCGTCTTCAATATGACAGAATTCTCTAAGCTGAATGCATTTAAAGTCTAACTCACTTCACTAAGTTAATAATTTGTCTTATTGAGTCACCTTCAGATATACAAGGCAAATCTGAGACTAAAATACTTCAAAGAATTCAAGAGTCCATTGTACGTTATGTACACTTTCTTATATTCATATCTGACTACAATCTACTTATTGGGaacacgacccgtgaacacgccggtacgacccttggatatgatgatcCAGCCTGATCCTGACAGATCTGGTCAAAAGCCAAGGATCGTACTGGTGTGTTCAAGGACCAGAAGTACCACCCCGTTCAAGAAACTGGCCACTTACTGATGAGGAGAGCGTTTTCGTAAAGGGGGCTGACGAAATAACTCAGGATCGCTGTCGATGGCATCTGCAGGAGTAAATTAACCCAAAAACATACAGTGAAGGAGGTCAAGGCGAGGCAGGGTGCAGCGTCACTGCAGCCATCTCCCTCGAGGACGGTGAAGTCACTGGTATTCACTTCACGTGGATCGATAAAGTCAGCAAGGCGCAAAAGGCCGATACGTGTGAGCTTATCCGGCACACCGTCTTCCGACAAACTGTACACCTTCATCTGAAAAATCGAACCGGTAAAACAGCCTTCCCATGCCTTCGCCAAGTGCAACCACAGAAAATTCACTAAATCTAAAAATGTTTGGAGAAGGTTGACTGAAGGCCAGGATCATCACTTTTTCAAAACAGGGAACACACCGCGAAGCCACAGCTTATAAATGAATTTGGCACCAATAGACAACATGAAATAGAATAACGGAAACTGCAGTTACGCTATTGTTCATTTCAGACTAAGGTGAATATTGAGTACTCAAGACATCTCAAATACATCACTAAATgaaatagattatatatttatgtgtatatcatTTATAAGAAAACCTTTACCTAGGAAACTGTCCTAAAAATCTCAGAGCAAGAAATGATAATTCACTCATTAATTAATGGATTAAATGGGTAAGGTTCAGTTACTCTAACAAGAACTTGTGTGCCCAAAGCAAGGTATTTCTCAATGATAACTTGTGTCTGCATCATACCGTACAGTAGAATAGGTTTTACATTATACCACAACATTGGCTTAACCTGTATAACAACGCTGACATACCAGTATGATTTTATGTCTGACTCACTTATTCTTAAGATAAAGCTGCCTTACCCGTTTGATGGCTTACTTTTGTGGGTATATTGGCTATCCTTTATGAGAATGGGTATATTGGCTATCCTTTGTGATAATGTTCGTTTAACTCTATGATAACGATGGCTTTACTGTACCAGTTGTTTTAGACTTGCTCCGTGATACTGTGTTAGCATTATGTAGGCCAACGTGTGCTATGATGGAGGGTTTACCTGTGATACCTTGACTGTACAATCACGAAAATTTACCTTTATAATATGCAAGTTTCCGTGAACAAGACTAACTTTAACCACAAACAGTGGTGTTACTCCCTGGTGGCAGGTGGAACACGAGACCCGTGGGGACAGTGTAGCTAACCATAACGACTCTGGTAACTTGACTGTCAGCTGCCGATTGACGTTACGCAGATGTTCCCATCATACCCGGCCCCGCCTCACGCTGCCATACGTCTTCCCGCCTTAAACAAATTCCTGTACGCCCCGCGCTGCCAGACCTCCAGCTTACTCCACATACCTGTCTATTGCCATCCAACACCTGCTATCAGTGGTGGTTGGTTTCGGTTCTCGGAATAATGCGTCATCTCGCCCCATTCTATCAGACGTCGTCTCGTTACGCAACCAGTGTTCCTCACACCCTGTTCTACTCAGAAAATAATCTAAGTTCAAAAGCTTTCATTTCCCCAGGGTGACAGAAGCCGTCCCCATCCACATCATCAAACGCTGCACTTACCGCGTTAAACATCGTTAAGTGGCCTTTCCACTTAGACACCTTTCCAGTCCTGTTAGACGTTTTTCTGTCCCACACCACCTTTTGCCGTCATGCACCAAAAAGTTTGATACTTCCATAGAGAAGACTTGTATATAattgaatgaaaaagataaacTGGTACATGGAGATaaaaggagacctgatggttcatatCTACGGTATGTGCTGGAGTACAGTAATAGTCAGCAGTCCACACTTTGTccagacaggatagtaaagatgatgatacaTAACTGGATGGGCAAAGAGCATGGCATTGCCTTCCCAAATAGCTAAATGTCAGCGTTAGGGTTCTACTTGGCTCAGGCATTACTTTTTTcagatatatgtaaatgatttgcTAGAAACCCTCAAACAGTAGCggaatgtttgaaaaaaaatgaattaaaataGAAAAAGGACTGTGGCTCGTGACAACATACCAAAACTTACGTTTCCACAATTATCAGGGATATGCACGACATTCAAAGCAACCAAACGTAAAGATTCTGGAAAGAGGTTTAAGGTTGGTCCTGTGTACTTCGAACTTCGTTattgtaggatgatatatatatatatatatatatatatatatatatatatatatatatatatatatatatatatatatatatgatagagttgatagagatgctctgtggaaggtattaagaatatatggtgtgggagg
The window above is part of the Panulirus ornatus isolate Po-2019 chromosome 55, ASM3632096v1, whole genome shotgun sequence genome. Proteins encoded here:
- the LOC139765574 gene encoding uncharacterized protein is translated as MKVYSLSEDGVPDKLTRIGLLRLADFIDPREVNTSDFTVLEGDGCSDAAPCLALTSFTVCFWVNLLLQMPSTAILSYFVSPLYENALLIRLKEGQVQLSYMMKGSDGPGLVPPRAWHHLCVLRQHISHTVTLTVDGRDLVNITSSLPLPLNGSLMLGKDQDMYDGGYTIREAYLGEVADLGVWAGALSYADIQVLLTCAEPGSHPRLTPVSLPWQTHGKVTSRDGDPCVERDAFVSLLIPNKVTYRDAKEVCGQLGMSLPTPTSDIDSQRLAGLLKGPHVQYCTLKFSPSKCLWLGVEYNETLRGWVHGVTREPLQYIPQGSLSPSGDYSNALLFENGDWEDASPDDKLCLMCEGIMSTNLYFLRGLCVEHLPLFARRDSSGVLYWHGNVGLTLRLGRYWYLRSWRDNQTLAQFPRKELPLGRKEWRIRNASFCEAVAGEDSNKVVKHISLSVCRVGYFTCWSGQCVDMKFRCSLTRECEDGSDERGCQLAHPPPAYQSQLPPPSRNFKLTLRLMLRKVSAVNLEKEVVRVVFLVWLRWRDARLTFKNLRQHMKLNIIPPPLDERIWLPNVKVLDEARQAGSVTPLTQLLVSRDVDGDDDGFDMVYRGEDNDIQLKLEEAVHVHCSFYLWRYPFDEHPCNISLMLDNLPGHLSIYHPPRFQNHKPLCRNQTMMEFTVSQCVLHIHNKSNVVRLSMTLRRQWTYHLWATYFPTTLLHVIGYGTLTIAPGDFQSRGAMSLTTLLMLIALYSDTLAALPTCSYLRVMDGWLLFSVGFLSTVIAIHMATNDPRKDFSSIMLRWARLILALVYCIFMIAYWVTLAVLQ